A portion of the Sus scrofa isolate TJ Tabasco breed Duroc chromosome 5, Sscrofa11.1, whole genome shotgun sequence genome contains these proteins:
- the MFAP5 gene encoding microfibrillar-associated protein 5 isoform X3: protein MLLLGPKVLLVLTALIIPSGWTPLGVSGQRGDLVDEPATDETASLSDKNTTECRDEKFACTRLYSVHRPVKQCIHQSCFTSLRRMYIINNEICSRLVCKEHEAMKDELCRQMAGLPPRRLRRSNYFRLPPCENGNLQSPRGL, encoded by the exons ATGCTGCTGTTGGGACCCAAAGTGCTGCTGGTGCTCACTGCCCTCATCATCCCCTCTG GTTGGACACCCCTAGGGGTCAGTGGTCAACGAGGAG ATCTGGTCGATGAACCTGCTACAGATGAAACAG cctcgctcagtgataaAAATACCACAG AGTGCCGAGATGAGAAATTCGCTTGCACAAGACTCTACTCCGTGCATCGGCCAGTCAAGCAATGCATCCATCAGTCATGCTTCACCAG TTTACGGCGCATGTACATCATCAACAATGAGATCTGCTCCCGTCTTGTCTGTAAAGAACATGAAGCTATGAAAG ATGAGCTTTGCCGACAGATGGCTGGTCTACCGCCAAGGCGACTCCGCCGCTCCAACTACTTCCGCCTTCCTCCCTGTGAAAATGGGAATTTGCAGAGCCCCCGTGGCCTGTGA
- the MFAP5 gene encoding microfibrillar-associated protein 5 isoform X2, translating to MLLLGPKVLLVLTALIIPSGWTPLGVSGQRGDLVDEPATDETVLADMEPSTDDLASLSDKNTTECRDEKFACTRLYSVHRPVKQCIHQSCFTSLRRMYIINNEICSRLVCKEHEAMKDELCRQMAGLPPRRLRRSNYFRLPPCENGNLQSPRGL from the exons ATGCTGCTGTTGGGACCCAAAGTGCTGCTGGTGCTCACTGCCCTCATCATCCCCTCTG GTTGGACACCCCTAGGGGTCAGTGGTCAACGAGGAG ATCTGGTCGATGAACCTGCTACAGATGAAACAG TTCTGGCCGATATGGAACCTTCCACAGATGACCTGG cctcgctcagtgataaAAATACCACAG AGTGCCGAGATGAGAAATTCGCTTGCACAAGACTCTACTCCGTGCATCGGCCAGTCAAGCAATGCATCCATCAGTCATGCTTCACCAG TTTACGGCGCATGTACATCATCAACAATGAGATCTGCTCCCGTCTTGTCTGTAAAGAACATGAAGCTATGAAAG ATGAGCTTTGCCGACAGATGGCTGGTCTACCGCCAAGGCGACTCCGCCGCTCCAACTACTTCCGCCTTCCTCCCTGTGAAAATGGGAATTTGCAGAGCCCCCGTGGCCTGTGA
- the MFAP5 gene encoding microfibrillar-associated protein 5 precursor, with translation MLLLGPKVLLVLTALIIPSGWTPLGVSGQRGDDVTPVILETFTEDPNLVDEPATDETVLADMEPSTDDLASLSDKNTTECRDEKFACTRLYSVHRPVKQCIHQSCFTSLRRMYIINNEICSRLVCKEHEAMKDELCRQMAGLPPRRLRRSNYFRLPPCENGNLQSPRGL, from the exons ATGCTGCTGTTGGGACCCAAAGTGCTGCTGGTGCTCACTGCCCTCATCATCCCCTCTG GTTGGACACCCCTAGGGGTCAGTGGTCAACGAGGAG ATGATGTGACTCCAGTAATTCTAGAAACATTCACGGAAGACCCTA ATCTGGTCGATGAACCTGCTACAGATGAAACAG TTCTGGCCGATATGGAACCTTCCACAGATGACCTGG cctcgctcagtgataaAAATACCACAG AGTGCCGAGATGAGAAATTCGCTTGCACAAGACTCTACTCCGTGCATCGGCCAGTCAAGCAATGCATCCATCAGTCATGCTTCACCAG TTTACGGCGCATGTACATCATCAACAATGAGATCTGCTCCCGTCTTGTCTGTAAAGAACATGAAGCTATGAAAG ATGAGCTTTGCCGACAGATGGCTGGTCTACCGCCAAGGCGACTCCGCCGCTCCAACTACTTCCGCCTTCCTCCCTGTGAAAATGGGAATTTGCAGAGCCCCCGTGGCCTGTGA
- the MFAP5 gene encoding microfibrillar-associated protein 5 isoform X1 encodes MLLLGPKVLLVLTALIIPSGWTPLGVSGQRGDDVTPVILETFTEDPNLVDEPATDETASLSDKNTTECRDEKFACTRLYSVHRPVKQCIHQSCFTSLRRMYIINNEICSRLVCKEHEAMKDELCRQMAGLPPRRLRRSNYFRLPPCENGNLQSPRGL; translated from the exons ATGCTGCTGTTGGGACCCAAAGTGCTGCTGGTGCTCACTGCCCTCATCATCCCCTCTG GTTGGACACCCCTAGGGGTCAGTGGTCAACGAGGAG ATGATGTGACTCCAGTAATTCTAGAAACATTCACGGAAGACCCTA ATCTGGTCGATGAACCTGCTACAGATGAAACAG cctcgctcagtgataaAAATACCACAG AGTGCCGAGATGAGAAATTCGCTTGCACAAGACTCTACTCCGTGCATCGGCCAGTCAAGCAATGCATCCATCAGTCATGCTTCACCAG TTTACGGCGCATGTACATCATCAACAATGAGATCTGCTCCCGTCTTGTCTGTAAAGAACATGAAGCTATGAAAG ATGAGCTTTGCCGACAGATGGCTGGTCTACCGCCAAGGCGACTCCGCCGCTCCAACTACTTCCGCCTTCCTCCCTGTGAAAATGGGAATTTGCAGAGCCCCCGTGGCCTGTGA